One genomic segment of Luteimonas galliterrae includes these proteins:
- a CDS encoding primosomal protein N', with the protein MSDAEPVLKIALPLPLPRLFDYAAPSQAAPSADDIGRRVRVPFGTRELIGLVAAVGPRDDSVAELKSALAFPDETALFHAELFASLRWLAAYTHAPLGEVLATALPAALRRGEALPDTHLWAWQLTQEGLAQVERLRSGSRPRRLAEGLQAQRRDEDALDAEVEGWRTAARTLAQRGLAERVAVPASQLAPQPQAGPAPNEEQAAAMAQIEAAAGFAPFLLDGVTGSGKTEVYLRAIADCLARGKQALVLVPEIGLTPQMLARFRARLGVPVHALHSGLNDGERARTWAAAWRGEARVIVGTRSAVFTPLPDAGLIVVDEEHDASYKQQDGIRYHARDFALVRGKALDVPVILGSATPSLESLHNAQQGRYRHLRLHKRAGEARPPSVRVLDIRKRPLDAGLSPELHGAIRAALDAGGQVLVFKNRRGYAPVLLCHDCGWSAHCKRCSTPDRSRPMTVHAGGRRLQCHHCGARQATPPACPDCASLALQPQGVGTERIEAALAEKYADVPVLRIDRGSTRRKDALERLFEKFGAQPGVIVGTQMLAKGHDLRNLTLVAVVGIDEGLFSADFRAAEKLAQLLIQVSGRAGRAEKPGEVWLQTHHPEHPLLQTLINGGYHAFAQTELAQREAAGFPPFAYLALLRAEAKHADAPMAFLSAAKRAFPPFEKGGKGGRAQLLASQGLAAAGAPLREQGPGIAERFAFASERSKQKQIPPAPPFPKGGVQLQGPLPAPMPKRAGMHRAQLLLSAPNRRELHAALDAALPAVYALPEARKVRWSLDVDPMDLY; encoded by the coding sequence ATGTCCGACGCCGAACCCGTGCTCAAGATCGCGCTGCCGCTGCCCCTGCCGCGGCTGTTCGACTACGCGGCGCCGTCCCAGGCCGCGCCGTCGGCAGACGACATCGGCCGGCGCGTGCGCGTCCCGTTCGGCACGCGCGAATTGATCGGCCTGGTGGCGGCGGTCGGTCCGCGCGACGACAGCGTGGCCGAACTCAAATCCGCCCTCGCCTTTCCCGACGAGACGGCGTTGTTCCACGCCGAGCTGTTCGCGTCGCTGCGCTGGCTGGCCGCCTATACCCATGCGCCGCTCGGCGAGGTGCTGGCTACCGCGCTGCCGGCTGCACTGCGTCGCGGCGAAGCCTTGCCCGACACGCATCTCTGGGCCTGGCAACTGACCCAGGAAGGCCTGGCGCAGGTCGAGCGCCTGCGCAGCGGCAGCCGCCCGCGCCGGCTGGCCGAAGGGTTGCAGGCGCAACGGCGCGACGAAGACGCGCTCGATGCCGAAGTCGAAGGCTGGCGCACCGCAGCGCGCACGCTGGCGCAGCGCGGGCTGGCCGAACGCGTCGCGGTGCCGGCCTCGCAACTGGCGCCGCAGCCGCAAGCCGGACCGGCGCCGAACGAAGAACAGGCGGCAGCGATGGCGCAGATCGAAGCCGCGGCCGGCTTCGCGCCGTTCCTGCTCGACGGCGTCACCGGCAGCGGCAAGACCGAGGTCTATCTGCGCGCCATCGCGGATTGCCTGGCGCGCGGCAAGCAGGCGCTGGTGCTGGTGCCGGAGATCGGGCTGACGCCGCAGATGCTGGCGCGGTTCCGCGCGCGCCTGGGCGTGCCGGTGCACGCGCTGCACTCGGGCCTCAACGACGGCGAGCGCGCCCGCACCTGGGCCGCTGCATGGCGCGGCGAGGCGCGGGTGATCGTCGGTACGCGCTCGGCGGTGTTCACGCCGCTGCCCGATGCCGGCCTGATCGTAGTCGACGAAGAGCACGACGCCAGCTACAAGCAGCAGGACGGCATCCGCTACCACGCCCGCGATTTCGCCCTGGTGCGCGGCAAGGCGCTGGACGTGCCGGTGATCCTGGGCAGCGCCACGCCATCGTTGGAATCGCTGCACAACGCGCAGCAGGGCCGTTATCGGCACCTGCGCCTGCACAAGCGCGCCGGCGAGGCCAGGCCGCCGTCGGTGCGCGTCCTGGACATCCGCAAGCGGCCGCTCGACGCGGGCCTGTCGCCGGAATTGCACGGCGCGATCCGCGCCGCGCTCGACGCCGGCGGCCAGGTCCTGGTGTTCAAGAACCGGCGCGGCTATGCGCCGGTGCTGCTCTGCCACGACTGCGGCTGGAGCGCGCACTGCAAACGATGCAGCACGCCCGATCGCAGCCGGCCGATGACGGTGCACGCCGGCGGACGCAGGCTGCAATGCCATCATTGCGGCGCCCGCCAGGCCACCCCGCCCGCCTGTCCGGATTGCGCCAGCCTGGCGCTGCAGCCGCAGGGCGTGGGCACCGAACGCATCGAAGCCGCGCTCGCGGAAAAATACGCCGACGTGCCGGTGCTGCGCATCGACCGCGGCAGCACGCGGCGCAAGGATGCGTTGGAGAGGCTGTTCGAGAAGTTCGGCGCGCAGCCCGGCGTGATCGTCGGCACGCAGATGCTGGCCAAGGGCCACGACCTGCGCAACCTGACGCTGGTCGCGGTGGTCGGTATCGACGAAGGTCTGTTCTCGGCCGATTTCCGCGCCGCCGAAAAGCTCGCGCAATTGCTGATCCAGGTGTCCGGCCGCGCAGGACGCGCCGAGAAGCCTGGCGAAGTGTGGCTGCAGACGCATCATCCCGAACATCCGCTGCTGCAGACGCTGATCAACGGCGGTTATCACGCCTTCGCGCAAACCGAACTGGCGCAGCGCGAAGCCGCCGGTTTCCCGCCATTCGCGTACCTGGCGTTGTTGCGCGCCGAAGCCAAACATGCCGATGCGCCGATGGCGTTTTTGAGCGCCGCAAAGCGTGCCTTTCCCCCCTTTGAAAAAGGGGGGAAGGGGGGGCGAGCGCAGCTGCTTGCAAGCCAAGGGCTTGCGGCTGCGGGAGCGCCCTTGCGTGAGCAAGGGCCGGGAATCGCGGAGCGATTTGCTTTTGCTTCGGAGCGTTCGAAGCAAAAGCAAATCCCCCCCGCCCCCCCTTTTCCAAAGGGGGGAGTACAACTGCAAGGCCCATTGCCCGCACCGATGCCCAAACGCGCCGGCATGCACCGCGCGCAATTGCTGCTGTCCGCGCCGAACCGGCGCGAATTGCACGCCGCGCTGGACGCGGCTTTACCGGCCGTCTATGCGTTGCCGGAAGCTCGTAAAGTGCGGTGGTCCCTGGACGTGGATCCGATGGATTTGTATTGA
- a CDS encoding DUF1203 domain-containing protein translates to MDYIVKGLPIEDFRPLFGLSDEALSAHGVKRYVAEAKPGFPCRITLQDAEPGESLLLLNWRHQDSDTPYRSDGPIFVRESALATFEARNEIPEQQRSRLLSVRAYDEAGWMHAADVVEGADLEPLIGKFFGYPKIGYLHVHNARRGCYACRIDRG, encoded by the coding sequence ATGGACTACATCGTAAAAGGTCTGCCTATAGAGGATTTCCGGCCGTTGTTCGGTTTGAGCGACGAAGCGCTGAGCGCGCACGGCGTGAAGCGTTACGTCGCCGAGGCCAAGCCGGGCTTTCCCTGCCGAATCACCCTGCAGGACGCGGAGCCCGGCGAATCGCTGCTGCTGCTCAACTGGAGGCACCAAGACTCGGATACGCCCTATCGCAGCGACGGTCCGATCTTCGTGCGCGAATCGGCGCTAGCGACGTTCGAGGCCCGCAACGAAATCCCGGAACAGCAACGCAGCCGTTTATTGTCCGTGCGGGCTTACGACGAAGCCGGCTGGATGCATGCCGCCGATGTGGTCGAAGGCGCGGATCTGGAACCGTTGATCGGAAAGTTCTTCGGCTATCCGAAGATCGGCTATCTGCACGTGCACAACGCGCGTCGCGGCTGCTATGCGTGCCGGATCGATCGCGGCTGA
- a CDS encoding EAL domain-containing protein, protein MTGSSMLANVSPAANAAFETGAFRQVRIAFQPIVDLRRGSVYAYEALVRGANGEGAPEVLAAVPQARRAVFDHRTMLLALFAAAKLDLRTRLALNLAPSAFVHPGTIMSLRAAAESVGLAPRHMILELSESEPLNQLRIAESLHAYRAMGFVVAIDDFGAGHAGLGLLASYQPQLLKIDMHLVRGVGGDSVRQAIIESVIGIAGKLGCAVVAEGVETEADARRLLALGIHLQQGYLYARPGLEALPIPDLSWAAF, encoded by the coding sequence ATGACCGGCAGCTCCATGCTCGCCAACGTCAGCCCCGCTGCGAACGCGGCCTTCGAGACCGGCGCGTTCCGCCAGGTACGGATCGCGTTCCAGCCCATCGTCGACTTGCGGCGCGGCTCCGTCTACGCGTACGAGGCGCTGGTGCGCGGCGCGAACGGCGAAGGCGCGCCGGAAGTGCTCGCCGCCGTGCCTCAGGCGCGGCGCGCCGTGTTCGACCATCGCACGATGCTTTTGGCGCTGTTCGCCGCGGCCAAGCTCGATCTGCGCACGCGGCTCGCGCTCAATCTGGCGCCGAGCGCGTTCGTGCATCCGGGCACGATCATGTCGCTACGCGCCGCGGCCGAGAGCGTGGGCCTGGCGCCCAGGCACATGATCCTCGAACTGTCCGAATCCGAACCGTTGAACCAACTGCGCATCGCCGAATCCCTGCACGCCTATCGGGCGATGGGTTTCGTCGTGGCGATCGACGATTTCGGCGCCGGCCACGCCGGACTCGGTTTGCTGGCCAGCTATCAACCGCAGCTGCTCAAGATCGACATGCACCTGGTGCGCGGCGTCGGCGGCGACAGCGTGCGCCAGGCCATCATCGAGAGCGTGATCGGCATCGCCGGCAAACTCGGCTGCGCCGTGGTGGCCGAGGGCGTGGAAACCGAGGCCGATGCCCGCAGGCTGCTCGCTTTGGGCATCCATCTGCAGCAGGGCTACCTTTATGCACGTCCCGGTTTGGAGGCTTTGCCGATACCGGATTTATCCTGGGCCGCTTTCTGA
- a CDS encoding carboxypeptidase-like regulatory domain-containing protein, with protein MALAAIVASVAHAQEAPQDAPYRDRIIAAESLAPLPPDDEEPVDAGGLPRAYHLEAVAARTERGDETFNEEGIAAGGFWETPAWGSFSLDATLFHSNRDRFEQDSGWGGAATLWQRNLYVDGGWHLDNGLGAINTPSLGLQRGQYRFFLPTVPFAGVSSQATQSASGVTFYGAVGRAGLYNGTRVVGFDLADGYVASAGAQWQWAPGWTGAASYLGTHGRIEPDDTGEATFVDDETHAVHVATGWEGERDTVQFNALASDAEEGRAQGAWIDASARRGRYRHNYGLFSLDPGLAWGALPINNDIRGGYYRIAYQFARWSWNLGLDDIRSISGEGFDGQYGTGFARYQASSTFGYGGSLSMRHTPENTYAAQLFADKSMRWGQTRLQFDLAEGGDGGGDSWLASVDQAFPMRGGARLSASLAYGELSYDGEPATATTTVALYGGRDLTDTLSIDGTARWTHGDGPSATRGVDFNIGLNWRIRPRWSLAAAFYQSQGSQRSPFILDPLVTDTPFISLPRDRSVFLTLRYDRQAGQPLAVIGGAPGAAVGSVAGSLFLDDNNDGVRAASELPAANVTIVLDGRYSVRTDSNGQFEFPRVAVGPHRVAVLPDNLPLPWFVEDAAAQRTIEVRVRQTTRLDIPAGRQR; from the coding sequence ATGGCGCTCGCCGCCATCGTCGCGAGCGTCGCGCATGCGCAGGAGGCGCCGCAGGACGCGCCCTACCGCGATCGCATCATCGCCGCAGAATCGCTGGCGCCGTTGCCGCCGGACGACGAAGAGCCCGTCGACGCCGGCGGCTTGCCGCGCGCTTACCATCTCGAAGCCGTGGCGGCGCGCACCGAGCGCGGCGACGAAACCTTCAACGAGGAAGGCATCGCCGCTGGCGGCTTCTGGGAAACGCCGGCCTGGGGCAGCTTCTCGCTCGACGCCACCTTGTTCCACAGCAACCGCGATCGTTTCGAGCAAGACAGCGGCTGGGGCGGGGCGGCGACGTTGTGGCAGCGCAACCTGTACGTCGACGGCGGTTGGCACCTCGACAACGGCCTGGGCGCGATCAATACGCCTTCGCTGGGACTGCAGCGCGGGCAATACCGCTTCTTCCTGCCGACCGTGCCTTTCGCCGGCGTCAGCAGCCAGGCGACGCAGAGCGCGAGCGGCGTCACTTTCTACGGCGCGGTCGGCCGCGCCGGCCTGTACAACGGCACGCGCGTGGTCGGATTCGATCTGGCCGACGGCTATGTCGCTTCGGCCGGCGCGCAATGGCAATGGGCGCCGGGCTGGACCGGTGCGGCGTCTTATCTCGGCACGCATGGCCGGATTGAGCCGGACGATACGGGCGAAGCCACCTTCGTCGACGACGAAACCCACGCCGTGCACGTGGCCACCGGCTGGGAAGGCGAGCGCGACACGGTGCAGTTCAACGCATTGGCGAGCGATGCCGAGGAAGGCCGAGCGCAGGGCGCATGGATCGACGCCAGCGCCAGGCGCGGGCGTTACCGCCACAACTACGGCCTGTTCTCGCTGGACCCCGGCCTGGCGTGGGGTGCGCTGCCGATCAACAACGACATCCGCGGCGGCTATTACCGCATCGCTTACCAGTTCGCGCGCTGGAGCTGGAACCTGGGCCTGGACGACATCCGTTCGATCAGCGGTGAAGGTTTCGACGGCCAGTACGGTACCGGTTTCGCGCGCTACCAGGCCAGCAGCACGTTCGGTTACGGCGGCAGCCTGAGCATGCGCCACACGCCGGAGAACACCTACGCCGCGCAATTGTTCGCCGACAAGAGCATGCGCTGGGGCCAGACGCGCCTGCAGTTCGATCTTGCAGAAGGCGGCGACGGCGGCGGAGACAGCTGGCTGGCCAGCGTCGACCAGGCGTTTCCGATGCGAGGCGGCGCGCGTTTGTCGGCGTCGCTGGCCTATGGCGAACTGAGCTACGACGGCGAGCCGGCTACCGCGACCACCACGGTCGCGCTGTACGGCGGGCGCGACCTCACCGACACCTTGTCGATCGACGGCACCGCGCGCTGGACCCATGGCGACGGCCCCAGCGCGACGCGCGGCGTGGATTTCAACATCGGTTTGAACTGGCGCATCCGTCCGCGCTGGTCGTTGGCCGCCGCGTTCTACCAGAGCCAGGGTTCGCAGCGTTCGCCCTTCATCCTGGATCCGCTGGTCACCGATACGCCTTTCATTTCGCTGCCGCGCGACCGTTCGGTGTTCCTCACCCTGCGCTACGACCGCCAGGCCGGACAGCCGCTGGCCGTGATCGGCGGCGCGCCGGGCGCGGCCGTGGGCAGCGTCGCCGGTTCGCTGTTCCTGGACGACAACAACGACGGCGTGCGCGCGGCGTCGGAACTGCCGGCGGCCAACGTCACCATCGTGCTGGACGGCCGCTATTCGGTGCGCACCGACAGCAACGGCCAATTCGAATTCCCGCGCGTGGCCGTCGGCCCGCATCGCGTCGCGGTGCTGCCCGACAACCTGCCGCTGCCGTGGTTCGTCGAAGACGCCGCCGCGCAGCGCACGATCGAGGTGCGCGTGCGGCAGACCACGCGGCTGGATATTCCCGCGGGGCGGCAGCGATGA
- a CDS encoding double zinc ribbon domain-containing protein: protein MNKSLRLSEKWFHRGLWLVALVFAGFLIGLGSTLVGDLPRVEQSIGLDDFIDPATAEPLRDKIRLAESAQRQAERELEQADLKLTAATQASGAARETFANWLATRQATAQPDQDAELIARTKALDALKAKESEARRDVAKERQAALDARQSGEQARLQLAALENDARARLDQENRRVELRVFGYRLALTLPLLVIAGWLFAKKRKSTWWPFVWGFIFFALFAFFVELVPYLPSYGGYVRYAVGIVVTVLVGRYAILALNRYLERQRMAEAQPDTVRRNELSYDTALARLAKGVCPGCERPVDMKNAQIDFCPHCGISLYDRCNGCQTRKSAFAKFCHACGISNPTSLTASPSNM from the coding sequence ATGAACAAATCCCTGCGCTTGTCCGAAAAATGGTTCCACCGCGGCTTGTGGCTCGTGGCCCTGGTCTTCGCCGGCTTCTTAATCGGTCTGGGCAGCACGCTCGTCGGCGATCTGCCACGAGTGGAACAAAGCATTGGGCTGGACGATTTCATCGATCCTGCGACCGCCGAGCCCTTGCGCGACAAGATCCGTTTGGCCGAATCGGCCCAGCGGCAAGCCGAAAGGGAACTCGAACAGGCGGACCTGAAATTGACCGCGGCCACCCAGGCGAGCGGCGCGGCGCGCGAAACCTTCGCCAACTGGCTCGCCACACGCCAAGCCACCGCGCAGCCGGACCAGGACGCCGAGCTGATCGCGCGCACGAAGGCGCTGGATGCGCTGAAAGCGAAAGAATCCGAAGCCAGGCGAGACGTGGCGAAGGAGCGCCAGGCCGCGCTCGATGCCCGTCAATCGGGCGAACAAGCCAGGCTGCAGCTCGCCGCGTTGGAGAACGACGCCCGTGCCAGGCTGGATCAGGAAAATCGTCGTGTGGAGTTGCGCGTTTTCGGTTACCGCCTCGCCCTCACCTTGCCGTTGCTGGTGATCGCCGGATGGCTGTTCGCGAAGAAACGCAAGAGCACCTGGTGGCCTTTCGTCTGGGGCTTCATATTTTTTGCGTTGTTCGCCTTCTTCGTCGAACTGGTGCCCTATCTGCCGAGCTACGGCGGCTACGTGCGCTATGCGGTCGGCATCGTGGTGACGGTGCTGGTGGGGCGCTACGCGATCCTCGCCCTCAACCGCTATTTGGAGCGCCAGCGAATGGCGGAAGCGCAGCCTGACACCGTTCGCCGCAACGAGTTGAGCTACGACACCGCGCTGGCGCGGCTCGCTAAAGGCGTGTGTCCAGGCTGCGAGAGACCTGTCGACATGAAGAATGCGCAAATCGATTTCTGCCCACACTGCGGCATTAGCCTTTACGACCGTTGCAACGGATGCCAAACGCGGAAGAGCGCGTTCGCCAAGTTCTGCCACGCTTGCGGCATCAGCAACCCGACCTCGCTGACTGCATCGCCGTCGAATATGTAA
- a CDS encoding NAD(P)/FAD-dependent oxidoreductase, which yields MTSDPSPAHVVIVGGGFAGLWAARALARVPVRITLLDRGNHHLFQPLLYQVATAGLSSPDIAAPLRHILRRQKNVTVLMGEAVAVDSAQKIVRLADGGTLGYDFLLLASGATHAYFGHDGWVAHAPGLKTLDDALLIRRRILSAFERAEASDDDAERKALLTFAIVGGGPTGVELAGTLGEIARHTLKHEFRRIDPQHARVLLLEAGPRVLSSFPESLSEKARLQLERLGVEVRTGSAVTNIDAGSVTLGDERIATHTVLWAAGVAASPLARSLGVPLDRAGRVPVEPDLSVPGQPRIFVAGDLATLQRENGKPVPGVAPAAKQMGNHVAAAIRARIAGRATKPFHYRDWGNLATIGRRAAIVDLGKLRFSGFLAWSFWLVAHIFFLIGFRNRVVVLLDWAVAYWTHQRNARIIVGRND from the coding sequence ATGACGTCGGACCCATCTCCAGCACACGTGGTCATCGTCGGCGGCGGTTTCGCCGGACTGTGGGCCGCGCGCGCGTTGGCGCGGGTGCCGGTGCGCATCACCCTGCTCGACCGCGGCAACCATCATCTGTTCCAGCCGCTGCTCTATCAGGTCGCGACTGCGGGCTTGTCCTCGCCCGACATCGCCGCGCCGCTGCGCCATATCCTGCGCAGGCAGAAGAACGTCACCGTGCTGATGGGCGAAGCGGTCGCCGTCGACAGCGCGCAGAAAATCGTGCGCCTGGCCGATGGCGGTACGCTGGGCTACGACTTCCTGCTGCTGGCCAGCGGCGCGACCCACGCCTATTTCGGCCACGACGGCTGGGTCGCGCATGCGCCGGGGCTGAAGACGCTGGACGACGCGCTGCTGATCCGGCGCCGCATCCTGTCCGCTTTCGAACGCGCCGAAGCCAGCGACGACGACGCCGAACGCAAAGCGCTGCTGACCTTCGCGATCGTCGGCGGCGGTCCCACCGGCGTCGAATTGGCGGGCACGCTCGGCGAAATCGCGCGGCATACGCTCAAGCACGAGTTCCGCCGCATCGATCCTCAGCACGCGCGCGTGCTGCTGCTCGAAGCCGGGCCGCGGGTGCTGTCGAGCTTTCCAGAATCGTTATCGGAAAAGGCGCGCCTGCAGCTCGAGCGATTGGGCGTCGAAGTGCGCACGGGCTCGGCGGTCACGAACATCGACGCCGGCAGCGTGACGCTCGGCGACGAGCGCATCGCCACGCACACCGTGCTGTGGGCGGCTGGCGTGGCGGCGTCGCCGCTGGCGCGATCGCTCGGCGTGCCGTTAGACCGCGCAGGACGCGTACCGGTCGAACCCGATTTGAGCGTACCCGGACAACCGCGGATTTTCGTCGCCGGCGACCTGGCGACGCTGCAACGGGAAAACGGCAAGCCCGTGCCCGGCGTGGCGCCCGCGGCCAAGCAGATGGGCAATCACGTCGCCGCCGCGATCCGAGCGCGCATCGCCGGACGCGCGACGAAACCGTTCCATTACCGGGACTGGGGCAATCTGGCGACGATCGGCCGCCGCGCCGCGATCGTCGACCTGGGCAAACTGCGCTTCTCGGGCTTCCTGGCCTGGTCGTTCTGGCTGGTGGCGCACATTTTTTTCCTGATCGGCTTCCGCAACCGGGTGGTCGTGCTGCTCGACTGGGCGGTGGCGTATTGGACGCACCAGCGCAACGCGCGGATCATCGTCGGCCGGAACGATTAG
- a CDS encoding helix-turn-helix domain-containing protein, translating into MHTVERRVTGIAPIGALLREWRASRRLSQLSLALDAGVSTRHLSFVETGKAQPSRELVDKLADALAMPLRERNALLVAAGYAPKYPETALATPMMAQVRRAIDSILAQQEPYPAFLLNRHWDVLAANAAAARVSAFVLDGRTSPHSNMLHNIFDPADLRSKIVNWEEIAGDLMRHLHSEVAATPTDAGVRDLLEQTLAYPDVPQHWRNRDVAAAPTPLLTTHFRHNGRDLRFFSTITAFGTPRDVTLEELRIECAFPEDEATAEFCRQLARGDAVQD; encoded by the coding sequence ATGCATACCGTCGAACGCCGGGTCACCGGGATCGCGCCGATCGGCGCGTTGTTGCGCGAATGGCGCGCTTCGCGCCGGTTGAGCCAGCTGAGCCTGGCGTTGGACGCCGGGGTTTCGACACGGCATCTCAGTTTCGTGGAGACGGGCAAAGCGCAGCCCAGTCGCGAACTGGTGGACAAGCTCGCCGATGCGCTGGCGATGCCGTTGCGCGAGCGCAATGCGTTGCTGGTCGCGGCCGGCTACGCGCCCAAGTATCCGGAAACCGCGCTGGCCACGCCGATGATGGCGCAGGTCAGGCGTGCGATCGATTCGATCCTGGCGCAGCAGGAACCTTATCCGGCCTTCCTGCTCAACCGGCACTGGGACGTGCTCGCCGCCAACGCCGCCGCGGCGCGCGTGAGCGCCTTCGTGCTCGATGGGCGGACGAGCCCGCATAGCAACATGCTGCACAACATCTTCGATCCGGCGGATCTGCGTTCGAAGATCGTGAACTGGGAAGAGATCGCGGGCGATTTGATGCGCCACCTGCACAGCGAGGTGGCGGCCACGCCGACCGATGCCGGGGTTCGCGATCTGCTGGAGCAAACGTTGGCCTATCCCGACGTCCCGCAGCACTGGCGCAACCGCGATGTGGCCGCCGCGCCGACGCCGCTGCTGACCACCCACTTCCGCCACAACGGCCGCGACCTGCGCTTCTTCTCCACCATCACCGCTTTCGGCACGCCGCGCGACGTGACTCTTGAAGAGCTGCGGATCGAATGCGCTTTCCCGGAGGACGAAGCCACCGCCGAATTCTGTCGGCAACTGGCGCGCGGGGATGCCGTGCAGGACTAG
- the rpoH gene encoding RNA polymerase sigma factor RpoH, with product MKTPMSQALVANNLPIPSALGSLDAYIGAVHQIPVLTVEEEQALAQRFREEDDLEAARELVMSHLRFVVHVARGYNGYGLPLGDLIQEGNIGLMKAVKRFDPDVGVRLVSFAVHWIRAEMHEFILKNWRIVKVATTKAQRKLFFNLRKSKTRLGWLNAEEVRAVAKDLNVSEREVLEMESRLSGRDIGFDLSSDEDDDHAPPAPAAYLMANEEDPSQAYERNDSEDHQLELLREGMSQLDARSRDIIKRRWLDADSKITLQELADEYGVSAERIRQVEANALKKMKALFVA from the coding sequence ATGAAGACCCCCATGTCCCAAGCCCTCGTCGCCAACAACCTGCCGATCCCCAGTGCGCTCGGTTCGCTGGACGCCTACATCGGTGCGGTCCACCAGATCCCTGTCCTCACCGTCGAGGAAGAGCAGGCGCTGGCCCAGCGTTTCCGCGAAGAAGACGATCTCGAAGCCGCCCGCGAGCTGGTCATGTCGCATTTGCGCTTCGTGGTGCACGTCGCCCGCGGTTACAACGGCTACGGCCTGCCGCTCGGCGATTTGATCCAGGAAGGCAACATCGGCCTGATGAAGGCCGTGAAGCGTTTCGATCCGGACGTGGGCGTGCGCCTGGTCTCGTTCGCGGTGCATTGGATCCGCGCCGAGATGCACGAGTTCATCCTCAAGAACTGGCGCATCGTCAAGGTCGCCACCACGAAGGCGCAGCGCAAGCTGTTCTTCAACCTGCGCAAGAGCAAGACGCGCCTGGGCTGGTTGAACGCCGAGGAAGTGCGCGCGGTCGCCAAGGATCTCAACGTCTCCGAGCGCGAAGTGCTGGAGATGGAGTCGCGCCTGTCCGGCCGCGATATCGGCTTCGACCTGTCTTCGGACGAGGACGACGACCACGCGCCGCCGGCGCCGGCCGCCTACCTGATGGCGAACGAGGAAGATCCCTCGCAGGCCTACGAGCGCAACGACAGCGAGGACCATCAGCTGGAACTGCTGCGCGAAGGCATGAGCCAGCTCGACGCCCGCTCGCGCGACATCATCAAGCGCCGCTGGCTGGACGCCGACAGCAAGATCACGCTGCAGGAACTGGCCGACGAGTACGGCGTTTCGGCCGAGCGCATCCGCCAGGTCGAGGCCAACGCGCTGAAGAAGATGAAGGCCTTGTTCGTCGCCTGA
- a CDS encoding alpha/beta fold hydrolase produces MQRREFMGWAGGAMAMAAAGLPAMAQAASAGAGAAPAATTDAAAWNAARRFAKTRFGEIAYVDRGSGPAALFLHGFPLNGFQWRGAFDCLAGDRRRCIAPDFMGLGYTKVAAGQSRDPQAQVDMLLAFLDERGVDAVDLVANDSGGGVAQLFVVQHPQRVRSLLLTNCDTEPDCPPPALKPVLDLSREGKFVEQWLAPDLADKRRARSAQGLGGATFSFRVSPTDEAVDMYLGPLVRDPDNTHAYALGLERNFLAGIEPKLKASRVPTRIVWGMADDIFLSSSPDYLDRAFGASRGVRRIAEAKLFFPEEFPDLIAEEARKLWGVS; encoded by the coding sequence ATGCAACGCAGAGAATTCATGGGATGGGCGGGCGGTGCGATGGCGATGGCCGCTGCCGGCCTACCCGCTATGGCGCAGGCCGCTTCCGCAGGCGCAGGGGCGGCACCGGCCGCGACGACCGATGCCGCCGCTTGGAACGCCGCGCGTCGTTTCGCGAAGACCCGCTTCGGCGAAATCGCATACGTCGATCGCGGCAGCGGCCCTGCCGCGCTGTTTCTGCACGGATTTCCGTTGAACGGCTTCCAATGGCGCGGCGCGTTCGACTGCCTCGCCGGCGATCGCCGTCGCTGCATCGCACCGGATTTCATGGGCCTGGGCTACACGAAAGTCGCAGCGGGCCAGAGCCGCGATCCGCAAGCGCAAGTGGACATGCTGCTCGCATTCCTGGACGAGCGCGGCGTGGACGCCGTGGATCTCGTCGCCAACGATAGCGGCGGCGGCGTCGCCCAGTTGTTCGTCGTGCAGCATCCCCAGCGCGTGCGCAGCTTGTTGCTGACCAATTGCGACACCGAACCCGATTGTCCGCCGCCGGCGCTGAAACCGGTGCTGGATTTGTCGCGCGAGGGCAAGTTCGTCGAGCAATGGCTGGCGCCGGATCTGGCCGACAAGCGACGTGCGCGCTCGGCGCAAGGCCTGGGCGGGGCGACGTTCTCGTTCCGCGTCAGCCCGACCGACGAGGCGGTGGACATGTACCTGGGGCCCTTGGTTCGCGATCCCGACAACACCCACGCTTACGCTTTGGGATTGGAGCGCAACTTCCTGGCCGGGATCGAACCCAAGCTCAAAGCCAGCCGCGTGCCGACGCGAATCGTCTGGGGGATGGCCGACGATATTTTCCTGTCGTCGAGCCCGGATTATCTGGACCGCGCTTTCGGCGCATCGCGCGGCGTGCGCAGGATCGCCGAAGCCAAGCTGTTCTTCCCCGAAGAGTTCCCGGACCTGATCGCGGAGGAAGCGCGCAAATTGTGGGGCGTAAGCTGA